The following coding sequences are from one Pseudonocardia sp. HH130630-07 window:
- the pgsA gene encoding CDP-diacylglycerol--glycerol-3-phosphate 3-phosphatidyltransferase, with product MSSSQPAGDTVPVGGEAPLLNIANALTCLRLLLVPVFVVALFTGGGEDTVWRLIAFAIFVVAALTDRLDGQLARSRGLVTWFGALVDPIADKALTGAALIGLSLLGLLPWWVTIVIVVRELGITVLRFVVIRRGVIPASRGGKAKTVAQTVAISLFLFPLPLLLPDLLVAVLVLQWAVMAVALVLTVLTGADYVRKAVRPQAS from the coding sequence ATGAGCTCCTCGCAGCCGGCCGGGGACACCGTCCCGGTCGGTGGGGAGGCGCCGCTGCTCAACATCGCCAACGCGCTGACCTGCCTGCGGCTGCTGCTCGTACCGGTCTTCGTCGTGGCCCTGTTCACCGGGGGCGGCGAGGACACGGTGTGGCGGCTGATCGCGTTCGCGATCTTCGTCGTGGCCGCGCTCACCGACCGGCTGGACGGTCAGCTCGCCCGCAGCCGTGGCCTCGTCACCTGGTTCGGCGCGCTGGTCGACCCGATCGCGGACAAGGCGCTCACCGGGGCCGCCCTCATCGGGCTGTCGCTGCTCGGGCTGCTGCCGTGGTGGGTGACGATCGTCATCGTCGTGCGCGAGCTCGGGATCACCGTGCTGCGGTTCGTGGTGATCCGGCGGGGGGTCATCCCGGCCAGCCGCGGCGGCAAGGCGAAGACGGTCGCGCAGACCGTCGCGATCAGCCTGTTCCTGTTCCCCCTCCCGCTGCTGCTGCCGGACCTGCTGGTCGCCGTCCTGGTCCTGCAGTGGGCGGTGATGGCGGTCGCGCTCGTCCTCACCGTGCTGACCGGGGCCGACTACGTGCGCAAGGCGGTCCGCCCGCAGGCGTCCTGA
- a CDS encoding helix-turn-helix domain-containing protein, whose protein sequence is MADPVGAWRWRTSAALRPLVAEIWAWRSGAGPPGTHQGVSSGHLTVILCIDGAVELLRKPDPRFGSGRFTASVAGLHAVPAVIATGEAQAGFQLALTWRGARVLLGLPAAELAADVVDLPALLPGVGPLLDRLHAARTWPQRCALLDAELCRMAAARRGGPAPAPEIGRAWDLLVASGGMLRVADLAADVGWSARHLGERLRRETGLGTKTAARVIRFERACALLRTPVAPPLGQVAATCGYADQQHLARDFRDLAGTTALAWRAEHP, encoded by the coding sequence GTGGCGGATCCGGTCGGTGCGTGGCGGTGGCGGACCTCGGCCGCCCTGCGCCCGCTGGTCGCCGAGATCTGGGCGTGGCGGTCCGGGGCCGGCCCGCCGGGGACCCATCAGGGCGTGTCGAGCGGGCACCTCACGGTGATCCTCTGCATCGACGGCGCCGTGGAGCTGCTGCGCAAACCCGACCCCCGGTTCGGGTCCGGCCGCTTCACCGCGTCGGTGGCCGGGCTGCACGCGGTACCCGCGGTCATCGCGACCGGGGAGGCGCAGGCCGGGTTCCAGCTGGCCCTGACCTGGCGGGGCGCCCGGGTGCTGCTCGGACTCCCCGCCGCGGAGCTGGCCGCCGACGTCGTCGATCTACCGGCCCTGCTGCCCGGGGTCGGGCCGCTGCTCGACCGGCTGCACGCCGCCCGGACCTGGCCGCAGCGCTGTGCCCTGCTCGACGCCGAGCTGTGCCGGATGGCGGCGGCGCGCCGGGGTGGTCCCGCACCGGCGCCGGAGATCGGCCGGGCCTGGGACCTGCTGGTCGCCTCCGGGGGCATGCTGCGGGTCGCCGACCTGGCCGCGGACGTCGGCTGGTCCGCGCGCCACCTCGGGGAACGACTGCGCAGGGAGACCGGCCTCGGCACCAAGACCGCGGCCCGGGTGATCCGCTTCGAGCGGGCCTGCGCCCTGCTCCGGACGCCCGTCGCTCCCCCGCTCGGGCAGGTGGCAGCGACCTGTGGCTACGCCGACCAGCAGCACCTGGCCCGGGACTTCCGCGACCTCGCCGGGACCACCGCGCTCGCCTGGCGGGCCGAACACCCCTGA
- a CDS encoding PspA/IM30 family protein, whose amino-acid sequence MANGFTKFFSYLSALFSSKVDEHADPKVQIQQAIEDAQRQHQQLSQQAAAVIGNQRQLEMKLNRQLGEIEKLQSSARQALVLADQARSQGDEQKAQQYEQSAQSFATQLVTAEQGVEDLKTLHDQSIGAAEQAKQAVERNSMVLQQKIAERTKLLSQLEQAKMQEQAAKSLQQMSELSAPRNAPSLDEVRDKIEKRYATALGSAELAQNSVQGRMLEVQQSTTDMAGVSRLEQIRASMSGAPIAGGQQAPQVGQGEQQTQALPSNPAPTQQNTQQGQQQPGTA is encoded by the coding sequence ATGGCCAACGGATTCACCAAGTTCTTCAGTTATCTGTCGGCCCTGTTCTCGTCGAAGGTCGACGAGCACGCCGACCCGAAGGTGCAGATCCAGCAGGCCATCGAGGACGCGCAGCGTCAGCACCAGCAGCTGTCCCAGCAGGCGGCGGCGGTGATCGGCAACCAGCGTCAGCTGGAGATGAAGCTGAACCGCCAGCTCGGTGAGATCGAGAAGCTGCAGTCCTCGGCCCGGCAGGCGCTGGTCCTCGCCGACCAGGCGCGGTCCCAGGGCGACGAGCAGAAGGCCCAGCAGTACGAGCAGTCCGCCCAGTCGTTCGCCACCCAGCTGGTGACGGCCGAGCAGGGCGTCGAGGACCTCAAGACGCTGCACGACCAGTCGATCGGTGCCGCCGAGCAGGCCAAGCAGGCCGTCGAGCGGAACTCGATGGTGCTGCAGCAGAAGATCGCCGAGCGCACCAAGCTGCTCAGCCAGCTGGAGCAGGCGAAGATGCAGGAGCAGGCCGCCAAGTCGCTGCAGCAGATGAGCGAGCTGTCCGCGCCGCGCAACGCCCCGTCGCTCGACGAGGTCCGCGACAAGATCGAGAAGCGGTACGCGACGGCGCTCGGCTCGGCCGAGCTGGCACAGAACTCGGTCCAGGGCCGCATGCTGGAGGTCCAGCAGTCGACCACGGACATGGCCGGTGTGTCCCGGCTGGAGCAGATCCGGGCGTCGATGTCCGGAGCCCCGATCGCCGGCGGTCAGCAGGCCCCGCAGGTCGGCCAGGGCGAGCAGCAGACGCAGGCGCTGCCGTCGAACCCGGCGCCGACCCAGCAGAACACCCAGCAGGGTCAGCAGCAGCCCGGGACCGCCTGA
- a CDS encoding helix-turn-helix domain-containing protein — MLLREAIGSGLRTARTERRRTLRDISRAARVSLGYLSEVERGRKEPSSELLAAICEALGITVPELLTAVAAEMVVHMAGELRRDDVLVPIGQRHAELRLAGRPGSPVAVPASAGGPVASAA; from the coding sequence ATGCTGCTGCGGGAAGCGATCGGCAGCGGGCTGCGGACGGCGCGCACCGAGCGCCGGCGCACGCTGCGCGACATCTCCCGGGCCGCCCGGGTCAGCCTCGGCTACCTCTCCGAGGTCGAGCGCGGCCGCAAGGAGCCCTCCAGCGAGCTCCTCGCCGCGATCTGCGAGGCACTGGGCATCACCGTGCCCGAACTGCTCACCGCGGTGGCGGCCGAGATGGTCGTGCACATGGCGGGCGAGCTGCGCCGCGACGACGTGCTCGTCCCGATCGGCCAGCGGCACGCCGAGCTGCGTCTGGCCGGCCGCCCCGGCTCGCCGGTGGCGGTGCCGGCCTCGGCCGGTGGCCCGGTCGCGTCCGCGGCCTGA
- the rimO gene encoding 30S ribosomal protein S12 methylthiotransferase RimO: MAPSVNAPRRAALLTLGCARNEVDSEELAGRLAGSGWELVDAEDGAPDVIVVNTCGFVEQAKKDSIDTVLAAADVARPAGAKVVAVGCLAERYGAELANDLPEADAVLGFDAYPELAERLGDVLGGHAPAPHTPADRRLLLPISPVERPAATADVSVPGHDWVPDLAGVARTRLSGGPVASLKLASGCDRRCAFCAIPSFRGSFVSRPPADVLGEAAWLAGDGVRELVLVSENSTSYGKDLPGGTRALVDLLPRMASIEGVERIRVSYLQPAEMRPDLLTAIATTPGVAPYFDLSFQHASATVLRRMRRFGSRTDFLDLCARIRALAPEAGIRSNVIVGFPGETEEDLAELEAFLTGARLDAVGVFGYSDEDGTEAEGYDGKLDQAEVGARVARISALADELMEQRAEDRIGTDVVVLVERSADDEDCAGRAAHQGPDADGESYVVAAAEDGPDPESLRPGDLVRCRVLDTEGVDLLVEAVELVRPAGTGALAASASG; this comes from the coding sequence GTGGCTCCTTCCGTGAACGCGCCCCGGCGCGCCGCCCTGCTGACCCTGGGCTGCGCGCGCAACGAGGTCGACTCCGAGGAGCTGGCGGGCCGTCTGGCCGGGTCCGGCTGGGAGCTGGTGGACGCCGAGGACGGCGCGCCCGACGTCATCGTCGTCAACACCTGCGGTTTCGTCGAGCAGGCGAAGAAGGACTCGATCGACACCGTGCTGGCCGCCGCGGACGTGGCGCGCCCGGCCGGGGCGAAGGTCGTCGCCGTCGGGTGCCTGGCCGAGCGCTACGGCGCGGAGCTCGCGAACGACCTGCCCGAGGCCGACGCCGTGCTCGGCTTCGACGCCTACCCCGAACTGGCCGAGCGGCTCGGCGACGTCCTCGGCGGGCACGCACCGGCCCCGCACACCCCGGCCGACCGCCGGCTGCTGCTGCCGATCTCGCCGGTGGAGCGGCCCGCCGCCACCGCCGACGTGTCGGTGCCCGGCCACGACTGGGTCCCCGACCTCGCCGGGGTCGCACGGACCCGGCTCAGCGGCGGCCCGGTCGCCTCGCTGAAGCTGGCCTCGGGCTGCGACCGGCGGTGCGCGTTCTGCGCCATCCCGAGCTTCCGGGGCAGCTTCGTGTCCCGCCCGCCGGCCGACGTCCTGGGCGAGGCGGCCTGGCTGGCCGGTGACGGGGTGCGCGAGCTGGTGCTGGTCAGCGAGAACTCCACCTCCTACGGCAAGGACCTGCCCGGGGGCACCCGGGCGCTGGTCGACCTGCTGCCCCGGATGGCGTCGATCGAGGGCGTCGAGCGGATCCGGGTGTCCTACCTGCAGCCCGCCGAGATGCGGCCGGACCTGCTGACCGCGATCGCGACGACGCCCGGCGTCGCCCCGTACTTCGACCTGTCCTTCCAGCACGCCAGCGCGACCGTGCTGCGCCGGATGCGCCGGTTCGGTTCGCGCACCGACTTCCTGGACCTGTGCGCGCGGATCCGCGCGCTCGCGCCGGAGGCCGGGATCCGGTCCAACGTCATCGTCGGGTTCCCCGGCGAGACCGAGGAGGACCTGGCCGAGCTGGAGGCGTTCCTGACCGGTGCCCGGCTCGACGCGGTCGGCGTGTTCGGTTACTCCGACGAGGACGGCACCGAGGCCGAGGGCTACGACGGCAAGCTCGACCAGGCCGAGGTCGGTGCCCGGGTCGCCCGGATCTCCGCGCTGGCCGACGAGCTGATGGAGCAGCGGGCCGAGGACCGGATCGGCACCGACGTCGTCGTGCTGGTCGAACGCAGCGCCGACGACGAGGACTGCGCCGGCCGTGCCGCCCACCAGGGCCCGGACGCCGACGGCGAGTCCTACGTGGTCGCCGCCGCCGAGGACGGCCCGGACCCGGAGTCGCTGCGACCGGGCGATCTCGTGCGGTGCCGGGTGCTCGACACCGAGGGCGTCGACCTGCTGGTGGAGGCGGTGGAGCTCGTGCGGCCCGCCGGAACCGGCGCGCTGGCCGCGTCGGCGAGCGGATGA
- a CDS encoding DNA-formamidopyrimidine glycosylase family protein, translating to MPEGDTVYLAGKRLHAALAGHELVRGELRHPRLAEQDLSGLTVEGVASVGKHLFTRFDDGRSLHSHFRMDGAWHLYRPGMRWRRLAHEARAVLETAERVAVGFALHDLELLPTSDEHTLVGHLGPDLLDPDWGPEHDAEALRRLTARGAHELGLALLEQRVMAGLGNLYRNDICFLLGLTPWVPVREAGDLAAVIALSRSLLSSNKDRPEQTTTGSLAAGEAHWVFERPGRPCRRCGTRIRTADQGRAPYARVTYWCPRCQRGPAPRPARRNTGPRRGAPGRPPPGARTR from the coding sequence GTGCCCGAAGGCGACACCGTCTACCTGGCCGGCAAGCGCCTGCACGCCGCGCTGGCCGGGCACGAACTCGTCCGCGGGGAGCTGCGCCATCCGCGTCTGGCCGAGCAGGATCTCAGCGGCCTGACCGTCGAGGGGGTCGCGTCGGTCGGCAAACACCTGTTCACCCGGTTCGACGACGGCCGCAGCCTGCACAGCCACTTCCGGATGGACGGCGCGTGGCACCTCTACCGCCCGGGGATGCGGTGGCGGCGCTTGGCGCACGAGGCCCGGGCGGTGCTGGAGACGGCCGAGCGGGTCGCCGTCGGGTTCGCCCTGCACGACCTGGAGCTGCTGCCGACGTCCGACGAGCACACCCTGGTCGGGCACCTCGGCCCGGATCTGCTGGACCCGGACTGGGGCCCGGAGCACGACGCCGAGGCGCTGCGCAGGCTGACCGCCCGCGGGGCGCACGAGCTGGGCCTGGCGTTGCTGGAGCAGCGGGTGATGGCCGGGCTCGGGAACCTCTACCGCAACGACATCTGCTTCCTGCTCGGCCTCACGCCGTGGGTCCCGGTACGGGAGGCCGGGGACCTGGCCGCGGTGATCGCGCTGTCGCGCTCGCTGCTGTCGTCGAACAAGGACCGTCCGGAACAGACGACGACCGGCTCGCTGGCCGCCGGTGAGGCGCACTGGGTCTTCGAGCGGCCGGGGCGTCCGTGCCGCCGCTGCGGCACCCGGATCCGGACCGCCGACCAGGGGCGGGCGCCCTACGCCCGGGTCACGTACTGGTGCCCGCGCTGCCAGCGGGGCCCGGCCCCGCGCCCGGCCCGTCGCAACACCGGACCGCGCCGGGGTGCCCCGGGCCGTCCGCCGCCGGGGGCGCGCACCCGCTGA
- a CDS encoding IS630 family transposase, giving the protein MATRGPKPARIILTDDERSQLESWARRRTSAAGLATRSKIVLAAAEGRSNTEVAAWLGVSRPTVTTWRSRFAEHRLDGLVDEPRPGRPRTVTDEQVERLVVLTLETTPADATHWSTRSMAAHLGMSQTTVSRVWRAFGLAPHKTDSWKLSKDPLFVDKVRDVVGLYLDPPERALVLCVDEKTQIQALDRTQPVFPMLPGSPARASHDYVRNGTSSLYAALDITTGKVIGSLHARHRAVEFGKFLRTLDREVPAELDVHLVLDNASTHKTPAIRRWLAAHPRFVLHFTPTSSSWLNLVERWFAELTTKKLRRSTHRSVRALNADVRAWIKTWNDDPKPYVWTKTADEILDSVAHYCKRITEPFPVGAG; this is encoded by the coding sequence ATGGCGACTCGGGGACCGAAGCCGGCGCGGATCATCCTGACCGACGACGAGCGGTCCCAGCTTGAGTCGTGGGCGCGGCGACGAACCAGCGCGGCCGGGTTGGCCACCCGGAGCAAGATCGTGCTAGCTGCCGCCGAGGGTAGGTCGAACACCGAGGTCGCGGCCTGGTTGGGGGTGTCGCGACCGACGGTGACGACGTGGCGGTCCCGTTTTGCCGAGCACCGCCTCGACGGGTTGGTCGACGAGCCGCGGCCGGGGCGTCCGCGCACGGTCACCGACGAGCAGGTCGAGCGCCTGGTCGTGCTGACCTTGGAGACGACACCGGCGGATGCGACTCACTGGTCGACCCGCTCGATGGCAGCCCACCTAGGCATGTCGCAGACGACGGTGTCGCGGGTGTGGCGGGCGTTCGGACTGGCGCCGCACAAGACCGACTCCTGGAAGCTGTCGAAAGATCCGTTGTTCGTGGACAAGGTCCGCGACGTCGTCGGTCTCTACCTCGACCCGCCCGAACGCGCGCTGGTGCTGTGTGTGGACGAGAAGACCCAGATCCAGGCTCTCGATCGCACCCAGCCCGTCTTTCCGATGCTGCCCGGCAGCCCGGCGCGGGCCAGCCACGACTACGTCCGCAACGGCACCTCGAGCCTCTACGCCGCCCTCGACATCACCACCGGCAAGGTCATCGGCTCCCTGCACGCCCGCCATCGGGCGGTCGAGTTCGGCAAGTTCCTGCGCACCCTCGACCGCGAAGTCCCCGCCGAGCTCGACGTGCACCTGGTGCTGGACAACGCCTCCACCCACAAGACCCCGGCGATCCGCCGCTGGCTGGCCGCTCACCCGCGGTTCGTCCTGCACTTCACCCCGACCAGTTCGTCATGGCTCAATCTCGTCGAGCGCTGGTTCGCCGAGCTGACCACGAAGAAGCTGCGGCGTTCCACCCACCGCTCGGTCCGCGCGCTCAACGCCGACGTCCGAGCCTGGATCAAGACCTGGAACGACGATCCCAAGCCCTACGTCTGGACCAAAACCGCCGACGAGATCCTCGACAGCGTCGCTCACTACTGCAAACGAATCACTGAGCCTTTCCCAGTAGGTGCTGGTTGA
- a CDS encoding tRNA (cytidine(34)-2'-O)-methyltransferase — translation MVRLALHMPEIPPNTGNAIRLAANTGAELHLIRPLGFSLDERAVRRAGLDYRDLADVVVHDDTAAFAAWTGAARARVFAFVPDAPTRHTDVGYRDSDVLLFGSESLGLPAEVAGAPWVTGLVGLPMRPSNRSLNLANAAAVAVYEAWRQLGFTGAAPAQSSSSPPPTSPPSAVPPPRIR, via the coding sequence GTGGTCCGACTCGCGCTGCACATGCCGGAGATCCCGCCCAACACCGGGAACGCCATCCGGCTGGCGGCGAACACCGGTGCGGAGCTGCACCTGATCCGGCCGCTGGGCTTCTCCCTCGACGAGCGCGCGGTCCGCCGGGCCGGGCTCGACTACCGGGACCTCGCCGACGTCGTCGTCCACGACGACACCGCCGCGTTCGCCGCCTGGACCGGAGCGGCCCGGGCCCGGGTGTTCGCGTTCGTCCCGGACGCCCCGACCCGCCACACCGACGTGGGCTACCGCGACTCCGACGTGCTGCTGTTCGGCAGCGAGTCGCTCGGCCTGCCCGCGGAGGTGGCCGGGGCACCGTGGGTGACCGGGCTCGTCGGGCTGCCGATGCGGCCGTCGAACCGCTCGCTCAACCTGGCCAACGCGGCCGCGGTCGCCGTCTACGAGGCTTGGCGCCAGCTGGGCTTCACCGGTGCGGCGCCCGCTCAGTCCTCGTCGTCGCCGCCGCCGACCTCGCCGCCGTCGGCCGTGCCGCCGCCGCGGATCAGGTAG
- a CDS encoding DNA translocase FtsK: MAGRTGTGRTTTRAAAGRGSGRSGSRAAASRKRPAARRTPPKRQGPDLIDRGIDAVGRGVARTFRASGRAVGRTRDIDPAHRRDGLGFGMLVLAVIAAAGLWWQAGGSVGYWFTFVVQAVTGVAGVLLPLVLLGIGVVLVTTPAHTEARPRIVAGSLLLALAVLGLVHLARGGPSEPDDWRRAGGAIGYVAGTPLQAGLTVWTAVPVLVLLMLYSLLLVTGIPVRELPDRFRRLTGQLPPEDESADGTAAPRTVADAVAEKEAAGEGETPKRRRPARRRQQASEADAFRADEGEHAPAPVDPEVPGAPQEVPAAAAAKKAPRKPVVETPPAEDTPPTEGEQLSMAIREPVGETEYVLPPADALESGPPPKTRSSANDAMIEAITGVLDQFNIDAQVTGFTRGPTVTRYEIELGPAVKVEKITQLQRNLAYAVANDNVRLLAPIPGKSAVGIEVPNTDREMVRLGDVLRSGSARNEQHPMGIGLGKDIEGHYLVANLAKMPHLLVAGSTGSGKSSFVNSMLVSLLTRATPDEVRMILIDPKMVELTPYEGIPHLITPIITQPKKAAAALAWLVEEMEQRYQDMQANRVRHIDDFNRKVRSGEITAPPGSERVYRPYPYIMCIVDELADLMMTAPRDVEDAIVRITQKARAAGIHLILATQRPSVDVVTGLIKTNVPSRLAFATSSLTDSRVILDQPGAEKLIGMGDALYLPMGAGKPVRMQGAFIDDDEIAKIVSFTKEQAEPSYTEGVTAQKAGEAKEIDADIGDDLDVLLQAAELIVTSQFGSTSMLQRKLRVGFAKAGRLMDLLETRRIVGPSEGSKARDVLVKPDELENALYLIRGGGTADGGEVGGGDDED, from the coding sequence ATGGCAGGACGCACGGGTACGGGCCGGACGACCACGAGAGCGGCCGCGGGTCGTGGCTCGGGGCGGTCCGGTTCGCGTGCGGCGGCCTCCCGCAAGCGCCCGGCGGCGCGGCGCACCCCGCCGAAGCGCCAGGGGCCCGACCTGATCGACCGCGGGATCGACGCGGTCGGCCGCGGTGTCGCGCGCACCTTCCGCGCGTCCGGCCGGGCGGTCGGGCGTACCCGGGACATCGATCCCGCGCACCGCCGGGACGGGCTCGGATTCGGCATGCTCGTGCTCGCGGTGATCGCCGCGGCGGGGTTGTGGTGGCAGGCCGGCGGCTCCGTCGGGTACTGGTTCACCTTCGTCGTGCAGGCCGTGACGGGTGTGGCCGGCGTGCTGCTCCCGCTCGTCCTGCTGGGCATCGGCGTCGTGCTGGTGACCACCCCGGCCCACACCGAGGCCCGGCCGCGGATCGTCGCCGGGTCGCTGCTGCTCGCGCTCGCCGTGCTCGGGCTCGTGCACCTGGCCCGGGGCGGCCCCTCCGAGCCGGACGACTGGCGCCGCGCCGGCGGTGCGATCGGCTACGTCGCGGGCACCCCGCTGCAGGCCGGGCTCACGGTCTGGACGGCGGTCCCGGTGCTCGTCCTGCTCATGCTGTACTCGTTGTTGCTGGTCACCGGGATCCCGGTCCGCGAGCTGCCGGACCGGTTCCGCCGGCTCACCGGGCAGCTCCCGCCCGAGGACGAGTCCGCCGACGGCACCGCCGCCCCGCGCACGGTCGCCGACGCCGTCGCCGAGAAGGAGGCGGCCGGCGAGGGGGAGACCCCGAAGCGCCGCCGCCCGGCGCGCCGCCGCCAGCAGGCCTCGGAGGCGGACGCCTTCCGGGCCGACGAGGGCGAGCACGCCCCGGCACCGGTCGACCCGGAGGTGCCCGGCGCACCGCAGGAGGTCCCGGCGGCCGCGGCCGCGAAGAAGGCGCCGCGCAAGCCGGTCGTCGAGACCCCGCCCGCCGAGGACACCCCGCCCACCGAGGGCGAGCAGCTGTCGATGGCGATCCGCGAACCGGTCGGCGAGACCGAGTACGTGCTGCCCCCGGCGGACGCGCTGGAGTCCGGCCCGCCGCCGAAGACCCGCAGCTCCGCGAACGACGCCATGATCGAGGCGATCACCGGCGTGCTCGACCAGTTCAACATCGACGCCCAGGTCACCGGCTTCACCCGCGGCCCGACGGTCACCCGCTACGAGATCGAGCTGGGCCCGGCGGTGAAGGTCGAGAAGATCACCCAGCTGCAGCGCAACCTGGCCTACGCGGTCGCGAACGACAACGTCCGGCTGCTGGCGCCGATCCCCGGCAAGTCCGCCGTCGGCATCGAGGTCCCGAACACCGACCGCGAGATGGTCCGCCTCGGCGACGTCCTGCGTTCCGGGTCGGCGCGGAACGAGCAGCACCCGATGGGGATCGGGCTGGGCAAGGACATCGAGGGCCACTACCTCGTCGCGAACCTGGCGAAGATGCCGCACCTGCTGGTCGCGGGCTCCACCGGTTCCGGTAAGTCGAGCTTCGTCAACTCGATGCTCGTCTCGCTGCTGACCCGGGCCACCCCGGACGAGGTCCGGATGATCCTCATCGACCCGAAGATGGTCGAGCTGACCCCGTACGAGGGCATCCCGCACCTGATCACGCCCATCATCACCCAGCCGAAGAAGGCCGCCGCGGCGCTGGCCTGGCTGGTGGAGGAGATGGAGCAGCGCTACCAGGACATGCAGGCCAACCGGGTCCGCCACATCGACGACTTCAACCGCAAGGTCCGCTCCGGCGAGATCACCGCGCCGCCCGGGTCCGAGCGCGTCTACCGGCCCTACCCGTACATCATGTGCATCGTCGACGAGCTCGCCGACCTCATGATGACGGCGCCGCGCGACGTCGAGGACGCGATCGTCCGGATCACCCAGAAGGCCCGTGCGGCCGGGATCCACCTGATCCTGGCGACCCAGCGGCCCTCGGTCGACGTCGTCACCGGCCTGATCAAGACGAACGTCCCGTCCCGGCTGGCGTTCGCGACGTCGTCGCTCACCGACTCGCGGGTCATCCTCGACCAGCCCGGCGCGGAGAAGCTGATCGGCATGGGCGACGCGCTCTACCTGCCGATGGGTGCCGGCAAGCCGGTCCGCATGCAGGGCGCCTTCATCGACGACGACGAGATCGCCAAGATCGTCTCGTTCACCAAGGAGCAGGCCGAGCCCAGCTACACCGAGGGTGTCACGGCGCAGAAGGCCGGCGAGGCCAAGGAGATCGACGCCGACATCGGCGACGACCTCGACGTCCTGCTGCAGGCCGCGGAGCTGATCGTCACCTCGCAGTTCGGGTCGACGTCGATGCTGCAGCGCAAGCTGCGCGTCGGGTTCGCCAAGGCCGGACGCCTGATGGACCTGCTCGAGACCCGGCGCATCGTCGGGCCGTCGGAGGGCTCCAAGGCCCGCGACGTGCTGGTGAAGCCGGACGAGCTGGAGAACGCGCTCTACCTGATCCGCGGCGGCGGCACGGCCGACGGCGGCGAGGTCGGCGGCGGCGACGACGAGGACTGA
- a CDS encoding HARBI1 family protein, giving the protein MLSRLLAEERLRRGTRRGRRALDCDRHAVLVLRWFLDATRVAQLAADNQLSLSSTYRYLHEGIDVLAAAAPGLPGALLAARTAGHTHVHLDGTVIHTDRSRTPGPTPGVDLWWSGKHHVHGGNVQVLTAPDGWPLWTSPVRPGREHDTTCARGHPGLLDAIEDWTDDTHVVLADLGYDGENTRLTCPFKTPTGGGLSVDKRTVNTLHSAVRAVAERGNSLLKTTFKALRRVSFCPWRIGAITAAALVLLHVEHDRTT; this is encoded by the coding sequence ATGTTGTCGCGGCTGTTGGCCGAGGAACGCCTCCGGCGCGGGACCCGCCGCGGGCGTCGGGCGCTGGACTGTGACCGCCACGCGGTGCTGGTGCTGCGCTGGTTCCTCGACGCGACCCGGGTCGCCCAGCTCGCCGCCGACAACCAGCTGAGCCTGTCGAGTACCTACCGCTACCTGCACGAAGGCATCGACGTTCTGGCCGCCGCCGCGCCTGGACTGCCCGGCGCGCTGCTCGCGGCCCGCACCGCCGGGCACACCCACGTTCACCTCGACGGCACCGTGATCCACACTGACCGCTCCCGCACTCCCGGACCGACCCCGGGAGTGGATCTGTGGTGGTCGGGCAAGCACCACGTCCACGGCGGGAACGTTCAGGTCCTCACCGCGCCTGACGGGTGGCCGTTGTGGACATCCCCGGTGCGCCCGGGCCGCGAGCACGACACCACCTGCGCCCGCGGCCACCCCGGCCTGCTCGACGCGATCGAGGACTGGACCGACGACACCCACGTCGTGCTCGCCGACCTCGGCTACGACGGTGAGAACACCCGCCTGACCTGCCCGTTCAAGACCCCCACCGGCGGTGGGCTGTCGGTGGACAAGCGCACCGTCAACACGCTGCACTCCGCCGTCAGGGCTGTGGCCGAACGCGGGAACTCCCTGCTCAAGACCACCTTCAAGGCGCTGCGTCGGGTCAGCTTCTGCCCCTGGCGGATCGGCGCGATCACCGCCGCCGCGCTCGTTCTCCTCCACGTCGAGCACGACCGAACCACATGA
- a CDS encoding amino-acid N-acetyltransferase, with amino-acid sequence MADPTSPDAVPVRRARTPDVRAIRELVDEYAGRVLLAKETVTLYEAVPEFLVAELDGRVVGCGALHVLWEDLGEIRTVAVSPSVLGRGVGHRIVDALVDGARELGLSRLFVLTFEKQFFARHGFAEIDGTPVSAEVFAAMLRSYDAGVAEFLDLAHVKPNTLGNVRMLLTL; translated from the coding sequence GTGGCCGATCCCACCTCCCCCGACGCGGTGCCCGTCCGGCGTGCCCGCACCCCCGACGTCCGTGCCATCCGCGAACTGGTCGACGAGTACGCGGGCCGGGTGCTGCTCGCGAAGGAGACGGTCACCCTCTACGAGGCCGTCCCCGAGTTCCTGGTCGCCGAGCTGGACGGCCGCGTCGTCGGCTGCGGAGCCCTGCACGTGCTGTGGGAGGACCTCGGCGAGATCCGCACGGTCGCGGTGTCGCCGTCGGTGCTGGGCCGCGGCGTCGGGCACCGGATCGTCGACGCGCTCGTCGACGGGGCCCGTGAGCTGGGGCTGAGCCGGCTGTTCGTGCTCACCTTCGAGAAACAGTTCTTCGCCCGGCACGGTTTCGCCGAGATCGACGGGACGCCGGTGTCGGCCGAGGTGTTCGCCGCGATGCTGCGCTCCTACGACGCCGGTGTGGCCGAGTTCCTCGACCTGGCGCACGTCAAGCCGAACACGCTCGGCAACGTCCGGATGCTGCTGACACTCTAG